GGATTCGAGCAGACGATCAAGTCGCCCGGCCAGCGCCCGCTGGCCGTCCGGTCCGACGAACCCCCCGACCACTTTCCCCTGCACGATCCCATTGGGAGCAATGAACACCGTCGTGGGAAGGCCGGGGATTGAGTAGGCGTCCATCAATTGCTCGCTCGCCACGCGCACGATCGAGTAATCCACATGGTACTGCCCGAGGAACTTGCGTGCGTCGGCGAGTTGGTCCTCGGTGTCGATGCCAACGAACTCGACGCCGCGCGGCCCATACGACCGGTGGAGGCGCACGAGCAGGGGCATCTCCTCGCGACACGGCTCGCACCAGGACGCCCAGAAGTTCAAGAGGACCGGCTTGCCCCGCAGATTGT
The sequence above is drawn from the bacterium genome and encodes:
- a CDS encoding TlpA disulfide reductase family protein, whose amino-acid sequence is MHAPRDPGHPNRVPLLAVLAGGLLIAGGIALVLVPRLAPPLPRGGAGQAGDRLPPVGRPAPDFSLPLLSGGTLSLHNLRGKPVLLNFWASWCEPCREEMPLLVRLHRSYGPRGVEFVGIDTEDQLADARKFLGQYHVDYSIVRVASEQLMDAYSIPGLPTTVFIAPNGIVQGKVVGGFVGPDGQRALAGRLDRLLESARR